The proteins below come from a single Archangium lipolyticum genomic window:
- a CDS encoding ABC transporter permease: protein MPGDPASAMFARFAGQLQPEAIDALRVAFGFTNEPLHQQYFTYVAHLFQGDLGLSVAYFPSKVTDVIATGLGWTLLLSGIAVVISFVLGTTLGVVATWRRGGWLDSVMPPVLIFLGAFPYFWLAMVLLYTFGFVLGAFPARHAYSDTLAPALSAEFILSVIQHMVMPVTAIVIASLGGWMLSMRSTMVGVLAEDYITMANAKGLSQKRIMFHYAARNALLPNITGFGMALGFVLSGSLLTEIVFSYPGQGYLLIQAVRNQDYPLMQGIFLTITLAVLGANLLVDILYVWLDPRTRAR, encoded by the coding sequence ATGCCGGGCGATCCCGCCTCGGCCATGTTCGCGCGCTTCGCGGGGCAGCTCCAACCGGAGGCCATCGACGCCCTGCGCGTGGCCTTCGGCTTCACCAACGAGCCGCTCCACCAGCAGTACTTCACCTACGTGGCCCACCTGTTCCAGGGCGATCTCGGCCTCTCCGTCGCGTACTTCCCCTCGAAGGTGACGGACGTGATCGCCACGGGACTGGGCTGGACGCTCCTGCTCTCGGGCATCGCGGTGGTCATCAGCTTCGTGCTCGGCACGACGCTCGGCGTGGTCGCCACGTGGAGGCGTGGCGGCTGGCTGGATTCGGTGATGCCGCCGGTGCTGATCTTCCTGGGCGCGTTCCCCTACTTCTGGCTCGCGATGGTGCTGCTCTACACCTTCGGGTTCGTGCTCGGCGCCTTCCCCGCCCGGCATGCCTACAGCGACACGCTCGCGCCCGCGTTGAGCGCCGAGTTCATCCTCAGCGTCATCCAGCACATGGTGATGCCCGTGACGGCGATCGTGATCGCCTCGCTCGGCGGCTGGATGCTCAGCATGCGCAGCACCATGGTGGGTGTGCTCGCCGAGGACTACATCACCATGGCGAACGCCAAGGGCCTGTCCCAGAAGCGGATCATGTTCCACTACGCCGCCCGCAACGCGCTGCTGCCCAACATCACGGGCTTCGGGATGGCGCTGGGGTTCGTCCTCTCCGGCTCGCTGCTGACGGAGATCGTCTTCTCGTACCCGGGACAGGGCTACCTGCTCATCCAGGCGGTGCGCAACCAGGACTACCCGCTCATGCAGGGCATCTTCCTGACCATCACGCTGGCCGTGCTGGGCGCGAACCTGCTCGTGGACATCCTTTACGTTTGGTTGGACCCCCGGACGCGGGCGCGTTGA
- a CDS encoding ABC transporter permease: protein MSSSKQASKQRSGFIWQLLENRKASFGAALILFFVLIGLFGPMIVPGDPSAFVGPPHQPPSSEYFFGTTGQGQDVLAQTVAGARTSLAVGFLTGFAVMAIGALVGMTAGFFGGWVDSVLSFITNVFLIIPGLPMAVVIAAYLQPGPVTIGLVLVITGWAWNARMLRSQLLSLREKDFVLAAIVSGEGRLRIIFREILPNMTSLLMSGFISATVYAIGAQVGLEFLGIGDVSTVTWGTNLYWASNDAALLTGAWWTVIPTGVCVALIGFALVLVNFAIDEITNPRLRAERTWTKLLKSHDLEGGLSTPVVRHSGN from the coding sequence ATGTCATCGTCGAAGCAAGCAAGCAAGCAACGCTCGGGTTTCATCTGGCAGTTGCTCGAGAACCGCAAGGCGTCGTTCGGAGCCGCGCTCATCCTCTTCTTCGTGCTGATCGGTCTCTTCGGACCGATGATCGTGCCGGGGGATCCGTCCGCCTTCGTGGGACCGCCGCACCAGCCACCCTCCTCCGAGTATTTCTTCGGAACCACCGGCCAGGGGCAGGACGTGCTCGCGCAGACGGTCGCGGGAGCCCGCACGTCGCTGGCGGTGGGCTTCCTCACGGGCTTCGCCGTCATGGCGATTGGCGCGCTCGTCGGGATGACCGCCGGTTTCTTCGGTGGGTGGGTCGACAGTGTCCTGTCGTTCATCACCAACGTGTTCCTGATCATCCCCGGGCTGCCCATGGCCGTGGTGATCGCGGCGTACCTTCAACCCGGACCCGTCACCATCGGGCTCGTGCTGGTCATCACCGGGTGGGCGTGGAACGCACGCATGCTGCGCTCGCAGCTCCTGTCGCTGCGGGAGAAGGACTTCGTCCTGGCGGCGATCGTGAGTGGCGAGGGACGCCTGCGGATCATCTTCCGGGAGATCCTCCCCAACATGACGTCGCTGCTGATGAGCGGCTTCATCTCGGCGACGGTCTACGCGATCGGCGCGCAGGTGGGGCTCGAGTTCCTGGGGATCGGCGACGTGAGCACGGTCACCTGGGGCACGAACCTGTACTGGGCCTCCAACGACGCGGCCCTGCTGACGGGCGCCTGGTGGACCGTCATCCCCACGGGCGTGTGTGTCGCGCTCATCGGCTTCGCGCTCGTGCTCGTCAACTTCGCGATCGATGAGATCACCAACCCGCGGCTGCGGGCCGAGCGGACGTGGACGAAGCTCCTCAAGAGTCATGACCTGGAAGGGGGGCTGTCGACCCCCGTGGTGAGGCACAGTGGAAACTAA
- a CDS encoding ABC transporter ATP-binding protein — translation MRDLRVEYLTPTGPVCAVDGVSFDIGRGEVLGLAGESGSGKSTVAQALLRILRPPAVITGGQVLFEGEDVLAMSEARLRELRWRKVSLVFQSAMNSLNPILTIGDQIVDAIQAHQPVKRAEAVDRAVSLLKLVGIDSSRLTSYPHQLSGGMRQRVVIAIALALEPPLMLMDEPTTALDVVVQKEILHQVAELKDKLGFSILFITHDLSLILEFSTRIAVLYAGRLMEMAPSQELFHAPRHPYTKGLLGSVPSVRGPRRKLVGIPGSPPDMRKLPVGCRFHPRCPSATELCRTDAPVLRELGPAHIEACHLDAP, via the coding sequence GTGCGGGATCTCCGGGTCGAATACCTGACGCCCACGGGTCCCGTGTGCGCCGTCGATGGCGTGTCGTTCGACATCGGCCGGGGCGAGGTGCTCGGGCTCGCCGGCGAGTCGGGCAGCGGCAAGTCGACCGTGGCGCAGGCCCTGCTGCGGATCCTCCGCCCTCCCGCGGTCATCACCGGCGGACAGGTGCTCTTCGAGGGCGAGGACGTGCTGGCGATGAGCGAGGCGCGGCTTCGGGAGCTGCGCTGGCGCAAGGTGTCGCTCGTCTTCCAGAGCGCGATGAACTCGCTCAACCCCATCCTCACGATCGGCGATCAGATCGTGGACGCCATCCAGGCGCACCAGCCGGTGAAGCGCGCCGAGGCCGTCGACAGGGCCGTCTCGCTGCTCAAGCTCGTGGGGATCGACAGCTCGCGGCTCACGAGCTACCCGCACCAGCTCTCGGGCGGAATGAGACAGCGCGTGGTGATCGCCATCGCCCTCGCGCTCGAGCCGCCGCTGATGCTCATGGACGAGCCGACGACGGCGCTCGACGTGGTGGTGCAGAAGGAGATCCTCCATCAGGTCGCGGAGCTCAAGGACAAGCTCGGGTTCTCCATCCTGTTCATCACGCATGATCTCTCGCTGATCCTCGAGTTCTCCACGCGCATCGCGGTCCTCTACGCGGGCAGGCTCATGGAGATGGCGCCCTCCCAGGAGCTGTTCCACGCGCCCAGGCACCCGTACACGAAGGGGCTGCTGGGCTCGGTCCCCTCGGTCCGAGGGCCCCGCCGGAAGCTCGTGGGCATCCCTGGCTCACCTCCGGACATGCGAAAGCTGCCCGTGGGGTGCCGCTTCCACCCGCGCTGCCCGTCGGCGACGGAGCTCTGCCGGACGGATGCGCCCGTATTGCGCGAGCTTGGCCCCGCCCACATCGAGGCCTGTCACCTGGACGCCCCATGA
- a CDS encoding ABC transporter ATP-binding protein, translating to MTIIDRKSQAILEAKGLGKYFQVGGGFKPKQLRALHDVSFSLGQRQVVALVGESGSGKSTIARLLVRLMEPSSGKILFHGKDMLQEEPRQASLAYRAQVQMIFQDPFGSLNPVHTIGEHLERPLLLHGKAKGDAELRERVNELLSTVDLNPAAEIAARYPHQLSGGQRQRVAIARALAPGPSVILADEPISMLDVSIRVGVLNLMERLKEERGIAYLYITHDIASARYFADRTMVMYAGNIVEGAPSEELMQRPAHPYTQLLLSAVPDPNGSMKSALKAKSGAPKLIDPPPGCSFADRCPNVMAVCRQETPGITQLEQDRWVRCHLFGQGSKSGTVGSQPVNAADPQSELPGVAARRLEEAR from the coding sequence ATGACGATCATCGACCGGAAGAGCCAGGCAATCCTCGAGGCGAAAGGCCTCGGCAAATACTTCCAGGTGGGTGGGGGCTTCAAGCCGAAGCAGCTGCGCGCCCTCCACGATGTGTCCTTCTCCCTCGGGCAACGGCAGGTCGTCGCGCTCGTCGGCGAATCGGGCAGCGGCAAGAGCACCATCGCGCGGTTGCTCGTACGGCTGATGGAGCCGTCCTCCGGGAAGATCCTCTTCCATGGCAAGGACATGCTTCAGGAAGAGCCGCGGCAGGCCTCGCTCGCCTACCGGGCGCAGGTGCAGATGATCTTCCAGGATCCGTTCGGCTCGCTGAACCCGGTCCATACGATCGGCGAGCACCTGGAGAGGCCCCTCCTCCTCCACGGAAAGGCGAAAGGCGACGCCGAGCTCAGGGAGCGCGTGAACGAGCTGCTGTCGACCGTGGACCTGAACCCGGCGGCGGAGATCGCGGCCCGCTATCCGCATCAGCTCTCGGGCGGGCAACGACAGCGCGTGGCGATCGCGCGGGCCCTGGCACCGGGCCCCTCGGTGATCCTGGCCGACGAGCCGATCTCCATGCTCGATGTGTCCATCCGTGTCGGCGTCCTGAACCTGATGGAGCGCCTCAAGGAGGAACGGGGAATCGCGTACCTGTACATCACGCATGACATCGCGAGCGCCCGCTACTTCGCGGACCGGACGATGGTGATGTACGCGGGGAACATCGTGGAGGGCGCGCCGAGCGAGGAGCTGATGCAGCGGCCCGCGCACCCCTACACGCAGCTCCTGCTGTCCGCGGTGCCGGATCCGAATGGCTCGATGAAGAGCGCGCTGAAGGCGAAGTCGGGTGCGCCCAAGCTGATCGATCCGCCTCCCGGCTGCTCGTTCGCCGACCGGTGCCCGAACGTCATGGCGGTGTGCCGCCAGGAGACGCCGGGCATCACGCAGCTCGAGCAGGATCGCTGGGTGCGGTGCCACCTGTTCGGACAGGGCTCCAAGTCCGGTACGGTGGGCTCGCAGCCGGTGAACGCCGCTGACCCGCAGAGCGAGCTGCCTGGAGTCGCGGCGCGGCGTCTCGAGGAAGCGCGCTGA